The Colletotrichum destructivum chromosome 8, complete sequence genome includes the window AGAAATTGAACAAACGTTAAATTCTGCCAGATTTCACCGTGGCTTTTGCTCCGAATCCGTCATGAATTCGGAAAACGATACGCTCTCTGTTACTGGCAGGTTTCCTAGTCCGCACTGGAGATCTTTATCATTCAAAGCGTTGATTGCATTGAGTTGCTCATGGAACAAATCGAAACACCACGATCTCCAAAAGGTATCGGGTCACTTTGCGAGACATTGTCTTACCACCAAAGATAGGCAGCAGTCAACTGGCCCATCTGTGGTCACCTGCCCCGGAAACCATTGTGCTGACGGACTAATCTGTGTGCCATCGTCATCAGAAACCATCCGTCTTACGTTCTGAACTGTCGTGTACACAGTGCTTACCTCTCACATCTTCCTTGGGAACATCCGAGAGCGGCGCACACCATCGGGTACCTTCGGAGGCCTACGGCGGTCTACCAGCAACCAAACGCATTGGAGCTGGTACTTGGCGCCTACTAACATGCCAGCCCCGTAAGCACCAAGGTCCAACGACAAAAGCTACATAACCACGAAACCTCCGCGAATCTGCCCTGGCACGCTACTCGGAAGACACGCGCTATTTGCTTCTCCATAATGTCGGTATCGTATCTTAAGTCTTTGGTGTTTAAAAGCAGCAGCCCGGATACCAGCGCAGAGACCTCAGCATCCCGACCCTCTGAGTGCCGATTGGTTCCAGAGCCGGACGCTTCTGACACCTTGACGCTCCCAGACGGTCGAAAACTCGGCTACGCGCAGTTCGGACTGGCGACCGGCAAACCCGTCTTCTACTGCCATGGCCTACCCGGCTCCcgtgtcgaggccggccacctcCACAAGGCCGCCATGGATGTCGGCGCTCGCATCATCGCGACGGATCGCCCGGGGATGGGGTTGAGCACGTTTCAGCCCGGACGAATACTTCTCGATCATCCAAAGGACCTGGAGCAACTTGCTGAGCATCTTCGGCTGCCAGAATACGCCGTGATGGtgggtagacagccttccTTTGGATTTTGTATGTTCTGCTGCTAAATCTTTGGCCACGTAGGGCGTGTCAGGCGGTGGTCCTTATGCACTTGCGTGTGCGGCTTCGATGCCTCGTGAGAAGCTCAAGTGCGTGTCAATCGTGTGTGGTATCGGACCGCCTGACATTGGCATGGCCGGAGCCGGCTGGTTCCACTGGCTTGGGTTCACATACGGGTGGCGCTATGCCCCACGCCTCGCTGGGTGGTTTTTTCATCGGCAGGGGCGCTTCCATCTGTCCGACGAAGAGCGGCTtgagctgcagctgcaggagGCGGAAAAGAACAAGGCGACGTTCCCACGCCAGGAGAACGGGATCTGGGACGACAGGGAGATTGTGGGGCGCATGGTCATGACAAGCCGGCAGTACTACGCCCAGGGGATTGACGGCGTGAGCCACGACGGCCACTTGGATGGCACGGAGTTTGGTTTCCGCATAGAGGATATTCGTTCCGACCTCCCTGTGCGGCTGTGGTACGGGAAAGACGACACGTTCGTTCCCGCGAATCACGGCAGGCAGATTGCCAAACGGCTAGGGACCAACGCCCATCTCAGAATAGAGGATGACACGCACGCAAGTATCTTCTTTAGATGGAGGAAGGAGGTGCTGGCGGACCTGGTGAGTAACATGTAGGGAGCCCAGGGCGCGCTTTCTGTAAATAACGCCAAAACATCGCCGCTCAAGAAATGAAATTTTCCTTTCAATGAGGGCTGCGTCTTGCTTGAACAGAACTTAAATCGCGTTTCCCAGTGTCAACACTCGAAAGCAATGGGGAGCGTGTGACATGTGATCTAGTTGCAAGTATGTAGCAAGTAAGTTGTCTTTAACCGTTTACACAACAGCAGGCTAAGCAATGCTTAAACTAGGCAATATTTAGAACATGTGATCGGGACTGAGGAGTCAAGAAGGCTCATTCAGAAATATGACCGGCTCTCTCTGCTCATGCTGCAGCGCATGTCTTTCGGATGATAAGTGACTGGGGGGCGtgggcccgggccgggccgggcAACTGACCCTGTCCCGTTGGGCATCTCCGGTGGAGACATCGAACCCCGTTTACTAACTTGGAAGGTGGAAGTGCTCGGCACACTGGTGAGGCCCCTCCATGGCTGCGCACACCTTTTTTTCTCAATGAAGGTTGTCATAAGCCTCAGACCTTCTTCCGCTGGATCTGGCATACTGACTGGATATCTTGATTTTGAAAATAGTTGATGAGATAATCAACTTGCTTTGATTTCACGAAATACTTGACATTCACGAAGCACTTCTAGGCTAATGGGCCGGCATCATGAAAGCTTGGAATGTTGGCTGTTCCCATAAGGATCATTGCTGAAATCGATGGGCCACAGCTCGACAAGGCTCTCAGAGCGTCGCACGCTGACCTCGGCCAGACCAATTTAGGGTCAATTTTATCCTGTTGTTCTGGCGTACGAGCCGAGAAGTGTCTTTAGTTGAATAATACAAGCACGCAAAATAAGCttgaacaacaacaacattgCAGGCTGAAAACAATTAAAGACACAATGCTCTTGCTCACAACTCACGATATGATCAGTGTTGGTCATTTACTGAACTTGCTGTGCAGACCACAGCCTTCCTAGCGCTGAGCCCACGTTTGTCTGATGATCACTGGAATAAATCATCAACTTAAGGTTTCAGCTGTGCATGTTTCCACAATAGCACCTAAATAGGCCCAGCACATTCTGTTCCTCACATTACAATTCAAAACCTGTCGAAAAATCCATGATTCCTACAACTAAAGTATTTTCTTAAGCTGGAAACagaggagaaggcgaagTCTGTTCCTGACTGTTTGCACCTTTTACAGTTTGTCACACACGACTCacatagagagagagggttACTTCGACTGAGGAGAACGCATGCAGAGGGATTACCGCTGGGTCCGAGCCAATCATGTCCCGGCTTAGTAATGATTTCTCGAACATTCGCCCTAACTTTACTGGATAGCCATACGTCGCTTCCTCTCACCTCACCCGTCGTCGTTCATGTTGACATCGCCAATCCTTGCCGACATTGCGGAACACTAGCGTCCACGGAACGATTACGCAACCATTATATCTCTTCCATCGATACTCCATCATGAGCGGGACAAGCCTGACGTCCGCCACGGCGTTCTCGCCTTCGCTGGAGGCCATCAAGCTGGCCGCCAGCATGTAcaacgccgcccgcgagGGCAACAAGACCGTCCTTGAGGAGGCTATCCTCGATGGCCTACCGCCCAACCTGACGAACGAAAAGGGGGACACCTTGGTGAGTGCTTATGCAAAACCGCCAATGCTTCTGTGGCGGACCCCGGGCTGCTTTTTTTACTTGTTTTGTTTCATGTTCTGGTGGACTGGGTCGAAGATGCTGGTCCCAAATTCACGGCGTGGGCTAACGCGTAGAATAGCTGATGTTGGCGGCCTACTACGGCCACGCGGACCTGGTCAAGCTCCTGATACAGCACGGGGCAGACCCCAACAGACTGAACGATAAGCGTCAGAGTCCTCTCGCAGGCGCCGTCTTCAAGGGCTTAGATCCTGTGATTGAGGTGAGTTGAGGACGCCACAGCACCAGCGACACTTGCCCAGGCAGCCCTTCCCAAGCATTGGAGGCGGCCTAGCTGTGATGCTGGCGCAATATTCGAGAGGTGCCAGTGCTAACGGGGCCCCGGACAGGTCCTTCTGGAAGGCGGTGCTGACCCGGAGTACggcacgccgtcggcgatcCAGTGTCTTTCCATGTTCAAGCAAGAGGGCAAGTGGGCCGAGAAGTTCGAGTCGGCGCCCGGGCGAGGAAAGGCGAAGGCTGTTCCCCAggacgagagcgaggagaGGGCACCCGAGAGGTTCAAGGCGTGAGCGATGCTCAgcgaggcgccggcgtccacCGGCGGTTCTTTACCGTGCCCAGGACACTTGTCAGGAGTCCATTTTTcatttttgttttcttttgAATGCATTTAGCGCTCATCGTCTCAGCTGAGAGCTGGTCGGAAGAAAGTTGTTCGAGTCACCTCGAGAGTCCGAAAACGTTTATCCCACATCCCAGGATGAGTAGATCTCCAACAGATTGAAAGACATCCAAAGGTCTAGAGAGATTCGCAAGAATCAGAACATCGTTCACTTTTCAGCGTAATCGTCCTAAACCACATCGATCCCGGCTCAGCAGCATATGAATGGATAAGAGGAGTATAGGAGAAGCTAGATCGCCCCAATGGCCTCCATGTTCTACAATGTCACGATGTAGCTGTTCATTGAGAATGAGAAGATACAATAGTCTGGCACTTGCTCGCTAAACCGTGTCGCAAGCCGGAGCTATCGAATGTGCAATTGTATGAattccttcttctgctgggTGATGATGTGCTCCTCGTACGGGAGTCTTCCAGGTCGTTTGTCATCGCAAGTCATTGCCGCAAGGCCAAATGGCTTGCAATGATTTCACACTTGTGTATACAAATCCATTGTAGAGTTTGCAACAGACGGcatgaagaaaaaagaagaaaaaagaaaagcatCTTCTAGGTTATATCTGTCTGCACAGAACAACCCCACTTGCCCACGATTTCCTCTGTAACTTCTGTATTTCGGGGGTGTTGCCGCCTCAACTCGGTATTCCAACCGCAAGAAGAGGCTCTTTCCATGTAGTTCCACATCCGAGTACCATCACCTGCGCCGCCGGGATTGGCGGACGCGGGACCCACCACGGAGCCGGTTGTCGCCGAGGGAGA containing:
- a CDS encoding Putative alpha/beta hydrolase-1 — protein: MSVSYLKSLVFKSSSPDTSAETSASRPSECRLVPEPDASDTLTLPDGRKLGYAQFGLATGKPVFYCHGLPGSRVEAGHLHKAAMDVGARIIATDRPGMGLSTFQPGRILLDHPKDLEQLAEHLRLPEYAVMGVSGGGPYALACAASMPREKLKCVSIVCGIGPPDIGMAGAGWFHWLGFTYGWRYAPRLAGWFFHRQGRFHLSDEERLELQLQEAEKNKATFPRQENGIWDDREIVGRMVMTSRQYYAQGIDGVSHDGHLDGTEFGFRIEDIRSDLPVRLWYGKDDTFVPANHGRQIAKRLGTNAHLRIEDDTHASIFFRWRKEVLADLVSNM
- a CDS encoding Putative ankyrin repeat-containing domain superfamily; its protein translation is MSGTSLTSATAFSPSLEAIKLAASMYNAAREGNKTVLEEAILDGLPPNLTNEKGDTLLMLAAYYGHADLVKLLIQHGADPNRLNDKRQSPLAGAVFKGLDPVIEVLLEGGADPEYGTPSAIQCLSMFKQEGKWAEKFESAPGRGKAKAVPQDESEERAPERFKA